In Bos indicus x Bos taurus breed Angus x Brahman F1 hybrid chromosome 1, Bos_hybrid_MaternalHap_v2.0, whole genome shotgun sequence, a single window of DNA contains:
- the MAP6D1 gene encoding MAP6 domain-containing protein 1 isoform X2 codes for MAVVHGGHTEQAPGIPAGTCLSLSTSGTSACGRRPRGPEMQRRDADQEQAAAGPSPPQPPAGGSTCSPSVTRMRLQWRPHHTVVTRYDHALLCAVQAGPSLDIRATSDTGWRQEFQAWTGVKPSRSTKVKPAKVITTHSSGWDGSPRAGFQAPEVRKKFAPNPSAIFQASAPRILNV; via the exons ATGGCCGTGGTGCATGGAGGTCACACAGAGCAG GCTCCCGGGATCCCGGCCGGGACGTGCCTCTCACTCAGTACCAGCGGGACTTCGGCGTGTGGACGGCGCCCTCGGGGTCCAGAGATGCAACGCAGGGACGCGGACCAGGAGCAAGCAGCCGCAGGACCAAGCCCTCCGCAACCCCCGGCCGGGGGGTCTACGTGCTCCCCATCGGTGACGCGGATGCGGCTGCAGTGGCGACCACATCATACAG TTGTGACCAGGTATGACCATGCCTTGCTGTGCGCTGTCCAGGCCGGCCCCTCCCTGGACATAAGGGCCACCAGTGACACAGGCTGGAG ACAGGAATTCCAGGCTTGGACTGGAGTGAAGCCATCAAGATCCACAAAAGTGAAGCCCGCCAAAGTCATCACAACCCACAGCTCTGGATGGGATGGCAGCCCCAGGGCCGGTTTCCAG GCCCCTGAGGTGAGGAAAAAGTTTGCCCCTAACCCCTCAGCCATCTTTCAGGCCTCGGCTCCCCGGATCCTCAACGTGTGA
- the MAP6D1 gene encoding MAP6 domain-containing protein 1 isoform X1 codes for MAWPCISRLCCLARRWNQLDRSDVAVPLTLHSYSDLESEEPIPGGVPSRRGPSPAGSRDPGRDVPLTQYQRDFGVWTAPSGSRDATQGRGPGASSRRTKPSATPGRGVYVLPIGDADAAAVATTSYRQEFQAWTGVKPSRSTKVKPAKVITTHSSGWDGSPRAGFQAPEVRKKFAPNPSAIFQASAPRILNV; via the exons ATGGCGTGGCCCTGCATCAGCCGCCTCTGCTGCCTGGCGCGGCGCTGGAACCAGCTGGACCGCTCCGACGTGGCCGTGCCGCTGACCCTGCACAGCTACTCGGACCTCGAGAGCGAGGAGCCAATCCCGGGCGGTGTTCCCTCGCGCAGAGGCCCATCTCCCGCAGGCTCCCGGGATCCCGGCCGGGACGTGCCTCTCACTCAGTACCAGCGGGACTTCGGCGTGTGGACGGCGCCCTCGGGGTCCAGAGATGCAACGCAGGGACGCGGACCAGGAGCAAGCAGCCGCAGGACCAAGCCCTCCGCAACCCCCGGCCGGGGGGTCTACGTGCTCCCCATCGGTGACGCGGATGCGGCTGCAGTGGCGACCACATCATACAG ACAGGAATTCCAGGCTTGGACTGGAGTGAAGCCATCAAGATCCACAAAAGTGAAGCCCGCCAAAGTCATCACAACCCACAGCTCTGGATGGGATGGCAGCCCCAGGGCCGGTTTCCAG GCCCCTGAGGTGAGGAAAAAGTTTGCCCCTAACCCCTCAGCCATCTTTCAGGCCTCGGCTCCCCGGATCCTCAACGTGTGA